In Pseudomonas fluorescens, a genomic segment contains:
- the rpsQ gene encoding 30S ribosomal protein S17 — translation MAEAEKTVRTLTGRVVSDKMDKTITVLIERRVKHPIYGKYVKRSTKLHAHDETNQCHIGDKVTIRETRPLAKTKSWALVDVLERAVEV, via the coding sequence ATGGCTGAAGCCGAAAAGACTGTCCGTACGCTGACTGGCCGTGTTGTCAGCGACAAGATGGACAAAACCATCACCGTTCTGATCGAGCGTCGCGTTAAGCACCCGATCTACGGTAAATATGTTAAGCGTTCGACTAAGCTGCACGCGCACGACGAAACCAATCAGTGCCACATCGGCGACAAAGTCACTATTCGTGAAACTCGTCCGCTGGCCAAGACTAAGTCTTGGGCACTGGTTGATGTTCTCGAACGCGCTGTGGAAGTCTAA
- the rpmD gene encoding 50S ribosomal protein L30 translates to MATVKVTLIKSMTGRIPNHKLCVKGLGLRRIGHTVEVQDTPENRGMINKAYYMLRVEG, encoded by the coding sequence ATGGCTACCGTTAAAGTAACGCTGATCAAAAGCATGACCGGCCGCATCCCTAACCACAAATTGTGCGTTAAGGGTTTGGGTCTGCGTCGCATCGGTCACACTGTAGAAGTCCAGGATACTCCCGAGAATCGCGGGATGATCAACAAGGCTTACTACATGCTGCGTGTCGAGGGTTAA
- the rplP gene encoding 50S ribosomal protein L16: MLQPKRTKFRKQMTGHNRGLAQRGSKVSFGEFALKSVARGRLTARQIESARRALTRHVKRGGKIWIRVFPDKPISKKPLEVRMGKGKGNVEYWVAQIQPGKVLYEIEGVTEELAREAFALAAAKLPLATAFVKRTVM; encoded by the coding sequence ATGTTGCAACCAAAGCGTACGAAGTTCCGCAAGCAGATGACAGGCCACAACCGTGGTCTGGCTCAGCGCGGTAGCAAAGTCAGCTTCGGCGAATTCGCGCTGAAGTCTGTAGCTCGTGGTCGTCTCACCGCTCGTCAGATCGAGTCAGCGCGTCGTGCTCTGACCCGTCACGTAAAACGTGGCGGCAAGATCTGGATCCGTGTATTCCCGGACAAGCCGATTTCCAAAAAGCCCCTCGAAGTTCGGATGGGTAAAGGTAAGGGTAACGTGGAATACTGGGTAGCCCAGATTCAGCCAGGCAAAGTCCTGTATGAAATCGAGGGTGTAACTGAAGAGCTGGCGCGTGAGGCTTTTGCCCTGGCTGCTGCAAAGCTGCCGCTCGCCACCGCCTTTGTTAAACGGACGGTGATGTGA
- the rplO gene encoding 50S ribosomal protein L15, with translation MKLNDLSPAPGSRREKHRPGRGIGSGLGKTGGRGHKGQTSRSGGTIAPGFEGGQQPLHRRLPKFGFVSLKAMDRAEVRLSELAKVEGDIVTVQTLKDANVINVNVQRVKIMLSGEVTRAVTIGKGIGATKGARSAIEAAGGKFEE, from the coding sequence ATGAAACTCAATGATCTGAGTCCAGCGCCGGGTTCCCGTCGCGAAAAGCATCGTCCGGGCCGTGGTATCGGTAGCGGTTTGGGTAAGACTGGTGGCCGTGGCCACAAAGGTCAAACCTCCCGCTCCGGTGGCACCATTGCTCCAGGCTTTGAAGGCGGTCAACAGCCGCTGCATCGTCGCCTGCCTAAGTTCGGTTTCGTTTCCCTGAAGGCCATGGACCGCGCAGAAGTGCGTCTGTCCGAGCTGGCTAAAGTGGAAGGCGACATCGTTACTGTGCAGACCCTGAAAGATGCCAACGTGATCAACGTCAACGTACAGCGTGTGAAAATCATGCTGTCCGGTGAAGTGACTCGCGCTGTCACTATCGGCAAGGGAATCGGCGCCACCAAAGGTGCGCGTTCGGCTATCGAAGCAGCTGGCGGCAAGTTCGAGGAATAA
- the rplR gene encoding 50S ribosomal protein L18, with translation MTDKKVTRLRRARKARLKMHELEVVRLCVFRSSQHIYAQVISADGNKVLASASTLDKELRDGATGNIDAATKVGQLVATRAKAAGVSQVAFDRSGFKYHGRVKALADAAREAGLEF, from the coding sequence ATGACCGACAAAAAAGTTACTCGACTGCGTCGCGCTCGCAAAGCACGCCTGAAAATGCACGAACTAGAAGTCGTGCGTCTCTGCGTGTTCCGCTCGTCGCAGCACATCTACGCCCAGGTCATCTCGGCCGACGGCAACAAAGTCCTGGCCAGCGCCTCGACTTTGGATAAAGAACTGCGTGATGGTGCCACTGGCAACATCGACGCGGCCACAAAGGTTGGCCAGCTGGTCGCTACGCGTGCTAAGGCCGCTGGCGTCTCGCAAGTGGCTTTCGACCGCTCTGGCTTCAAGTACCACGGCCGCGTTAAAGCGCTGGCTGATGCTGCTCGTGAAGCTGGGCTGGAGTTCTAA
- the rplE gene encoding 50S ribosomal protein L5, with amino-acid sequence MARLQEIYRKEIAPKLKEELKLGNVMEVPRVTKITLNMGLGEAIGDKKVIEHAVADLEKITGQKVVVTYARKSIAGFKVREGWPIGVKVTLRRERMYEFLDRLLSISLPRVRDFRGLNAKSFDGRGNYSMGVKEQIIFPEIDYDKIDALRGLDITLTTTAKNDDEGRALLRAFKFPFRN; translated from the coding sequence ATGGCACGACTACAAGAGATTTACCGGAAGGAAATCGCCCCCAAGCTTAAGGAAGAACTTAAGCTCGGGAACGTGATGGAAGTTCCGCGCGTTACCAAAATCACCCTGAACATGGGTCTGGGCGAAGCGATCGGCGACAAAAAAGTCATCGAGCACGCTGTTGCTGACCTGGAAAAGATCACCGGTCAAAAAGTCGTTGTGACTTACGCTCGGAAATCCATCGCTGGCTTTAAAGTCCGTGAAGGTTGGCCGATCGGCGTCAAAGTGACTCTGCGCCGTGAGCGTATGTACGAATTCCTGGATCGTTTGCTGTCGATCTCCCTGCCTCGGGTTCGCGACTTCCGCGGCCTGAATGCCAAGTCCTTCGATGGTCGTGGTAACTACAGCATGGGCGTGAAAGAGCAGATCATTTTCCCGGAAATCGACTACGACAAGATCGATGCTCTCCGCGGTCTGGACATCACCCTGACCACCACTGCCAAGAACGATGATGAAGGTCGCGCCCTGTTGCGTGCTTTCAAATTCCCGTTCCGCAACTGA
- the secY gene encoding preprotein translocase subunit SecY: protein MAKQGALSALGKGGMSELWARLRFLFLAIIVYRIGAHIPVPGINPDRLADLFRQNEGTILSLFNMFSGGALERMSIFALGIMPYISASIIMQLMTAVSPQLEQLKKEGEAGRRKISQYTRYGTVILALVQAIGMSVGLAGQGVAFTGDFGFHFVAVSTFVAGAMFMMWLGEQITERGVGNGISMLIFAGIVAGLPRAIGQSFESARQGDINIFALVAIGLLAVAIIGFVVFIERGQRRIAVHYAKRQQGRKVFAAQTSHLPLKVNMAGVIPAIFASSILLFPASLGTWFGQSENMGWLQDLSQSIAPGQPLNILLFSAGIIFFCFFYTALMFNPKDVAENLKKSGAFIPGIRPGEQSARYIDGVLTRLTLFGALYMTAVCLLPQFLVVAANVPFYLGGTSLLIVVVVVMDFMSQVQSHLVSHQYESLMKKANLKGYGSGMLR from the coding sequence ATGGCTAAGCAAGGTGCTCTCTCAGCGCTCGGCAAAGGCGGTATGTCTGAACTTTGGGCTCGTCTGCGTTTTCTGTTCCTGGCGATTATCGTCTACCGAATAGGCGCACACATCCCGGTTCCAGGTATCAATCCGGACCGACTCGCAGACCTGTTTCGACAGAATGAGGGGACCATTCTTAGCTTGTTCAACATGTTTTCTGGCGGCGCGCTGGAACGGATGAGCATTTTTGCACTGGGGATCATGCCGTACATCTCGGCATCGATCATCATGCAACTGATGACAGCCGTCAGCCCGCAGCTGGAGCAGTTGAAGAAGGAAGGTGAAGCTGGCCGTCGCAAGATTAGCCAGTACACCCGCTACGGCACTGTCATCCTCGCCCTGGTTCAAGCTATCGGCATGTCCGTTGGCCTGGCGGGGCAGGGTGTTGCGTTCACTGGTGACTTTGGCTTCCATTTCGTCGCGGTATCCACGTTTGTGGCTGGTGCGATGTTCATGATGTGGCTGGGTGAGCAGATTACTGAGCGTGGTGTTGGCAACGGTATCTCGATGTTGATTTTCGCAGGTATCGTCGCCGGTCTTCCGAGAGCAATCGGGCAGTCTTTCGAGTCTGCACGTCAGGGTGATATCAACATTTTCGCCTTGGTTGCCATCGGTTTGCTGGCAGTAGCGATTATCGGTTTTGTGGTGTTCATTGAGCGTGGCCAGCGTCGTATTGCTGTTCACTACGCCAAGCGTCAGCAGGGCCGCAAGGTTTTTGCTGCGCAGACCAGCCACTTGCCGCTGAAAGTGAATATGGCCGGTGTTATTCCGGCAATCTTCGCGAGCAGCATCTTGCTGTTTCCGGCTTCGTTGGGTACCTGGTTTGGTCAGTCTGAAAATATGGGCTGGCTGCAGGACCTCTCTCAGTCGATCGCTCCTGGTCAGCCGTTGAATATTCTGCTGTTTAGTGCAGGGATTATTTTCTTCTGCTTCTTCTATACGGCGTTGATGTTCAATCCGAAAGACGTAGCGGAAAACCTGAAGAAGTCCGGTGCCTTTATTCCGGGCATCCGTCCAGGTGAGCAGTCTGCACGCTACATTGATGGCGTTCTGACTCGTTTGACCCTGTTCGGTGCTCTATATATGACGGCCGTCTGCTTGTTGCCCCAGTTCCTGGTGGTTGCAGCAAACGTTCCGTTCTACCTTGGCGGGACCTCGTTGCTGATCGTGGTCGTGGTTGTGATGGACTTCATGTCCCAAGTACAATCGCACCTCGTTTCGCACCAGTACGAATCCCTG
- the rpsE gene encoding 30S ribosomal protein S5, giving the protein MSNNDQKRDEGYIEKLVQVNRVAKTVKGGRIFTFTALTVVGDGKGRVGFGRGKSREVPAAIQKAMEAARRNMIQVDLNGTTLQYAMKSAHGASKVYMQPASEGTGIIAGGAMRAVLEVAGVQNVLAKCYGSTNPVNVVHATFKGLKAMQSPESIAAKRGKSVKEIF; this is encoded by the coding sequence ATGTCAAATAACGACCAAAAGCGCGACGAAGGCTACATTGAGAAGCTGGTTCAAGTTAACCGCGTAGCCAAAACCGTTAAAGGCGGCCGTATCTTCACTTTCACCGCGTTGACCGTGGTTGGTGATGGTAAAGGGCGTGTTGGCTTCGGCCGTGGCAAGTCACGTGAAGTGCCTGCTGCGATCCAGAAGGCAATGGAAGCTGCTCGTCGCAACATGATTCAAGTTGACCTGAACGGCACCACTCTGCAGTACGCAATGAAGTCTGCTCATGGCGCTTCGAAGGTGTACATGCAGCCTGCTTCTGAAGGTACCGGTATCATCGCTGGCGGCGCTATGCGTGCTGTCCTCGAAGTTGCTGGCGTTCAGAACGTTCTGGCCAAGTGCTACGGCTCGACTAACCCGGTAAACGTGGTTCACGCCACTTTCAAAGGTTTGAAAGCTATGCAATCTCCTGAATCCATTGCCGCCAAGCGTGGCAAAAGCGTCAAGGAGATCTTCTGA
- the rpsH gene encoding 30S ribosomal protein S8, producing the protein MSMQDPLADMLTRIRNAQMAEKSVVSMPSSTLKVAVAKVLKDEGYIAGYQISSEIKPLLSIELKYFEGRPVIEEVKRVSRPGLRQYKSVEDLPKVRGGLGVSIVSTNKGVMTDRAARAAGVGGEVLCTVF; encoded by the coding sequence ATGAGTATGCAGGACCCGTTAGCGGACATGCTAACTCGTATCCGTAATGCCCAGATGGCTGAAAAGTCCGTCGTAAGCATGCCATCTTCCACGTTGAAGGTAGCTGTTGCCAAAGTCCTGAAAGACGAAGGCTACATTGCGGGTTATCAGATCAGCAGCGAAATCAAGCCACTGCTGTCCATCGAGCTGAAGTACTTCGAAGGCCGTCCGGTCATCGAGGAAGTGAAGCGCGTTAGCCGTCCAGGCCTGCGTCAGTACAAGTCCGTTGAGGATCTGCCGAAAGTTCGTGGCGGTCTTGGCGTGTCTATCGTCTCCACCAACAAAGGTGTGATGACGGATCGTGCTGCGCGCGCTGCCGGTGTCGGCGGCGAAGTTCTTTGCACTGTGTTCTAA
- the rplF gene encoding 50S ribosomal protein L6 produces the protein MSRVAKNPVKLPAGVEVKFAGQQLSVKGAKGTLELNIHSSVEIVEEAGELRFAARNGDQQTRAMAGTTRALVNNMVQGVSQGFERKLQLVGVGYKAQAKGSVLNLALGFSHPVDYELPEGITAETPSQTDILIKGIDKQLVGQVAAEIRDFRPPEPYKGKGVRYADEVVRRKEAKKK, from the coding sequence ATGTCTCGCGTCGCTAAGAACCCCGTTAAGCTGCCAGCCGGTGTCGAAGTCAAATTCGCAGGCCAACAGCTTTCGGTGAAGGGTGCCAAGGGTACTCTTGAACTGAACATCCATTCGTCCGTTGAGATCGTTGAAGAAGCTGGTGAGCTGCGTTTCGCTGCTCGCAATGGCGATCAACAAACTCGCGCAATGGCCGGTACCACGCGTGCGTTGGTAAACAACATGGTCCAAGGCGTAAGCCAAGGCTTCGAGCGTAAGCTCCAGCTGGTCGGTGTTGGTTACAAAGCGCAAGCAAAAGGCTCGGTTTTGAACCTGGCCCTTGGCTTCTCGCACCCAGTGGATTACGAACTGCCGGAAGGCATCACCGCTGAGACTCCTAGCCAGACCGATATCCTGATCAAGGGCATCGATAAGCAGCTGGTAGGTCAGGTGGCCGCTGAGATCCGCGACTTCCGTCCACCAGAGCCGTACAAAGGCAAAGGTGTGCGCTACGCGGACGAAGTCGTCCGTCGTAAAGAAGCCAAGAAGAAGTAG
- the rplN gene encoding 50S ribosomal protein L14 — MIQTQSMLDVADNSGARRVMCIKVLGGSHRRYAGIGDIIKVTVKEAIPRGKVKKGQVMTAVVVRTRHGVRRADGSIIRFDGNAAVLLNNKQEPIGTRIFGPVTRELRTEKFMKIVSLAPEVL, encoded by the coding sequence ATGATTCAGACTCAATCCATGCTCGATGTGGCCGATAACAGCGGCGCTCGCCGTGTTATGTGCATCAAGGTGCTGGGTGGCTCCCATCGTCGTTACGCTGGTATCGGTGACATCATCAAAGTTACCGTTAAGGAAGCAATTCCTCGCGGTAAAGTGAAAAAAGGCCAAGTGATGACTGCTGTTGTAGTCCGCACTCGTCACGGCGTACGTCGTGCAGATGGCTCCATTATCCGCTTTGATGGCAACGCTGCTGTTCTTCTGAACAACAAGCAAGAGCCGATCGGCACCCGTATCTTTGGGCCAGTGACCCGTGAACTTCGTACTGAGAAGTTCATGAAGATCGTCTCGCTCGCCCCAGAAGTGCTGTAA
- the rplX gene encoding 50S ribosomal protein L24, whose translation MQKIRRDDEIIVIAGKDKGKRGKVLKVLADDRLVVGGLNLVKRHTKPNPMSGVQGGIVEKEAPLHASNVAIFNGETNKADRVGFKVEDGKKIRVFKSTQKAVDA comes from the coding sequence ATGCAAAAGATTCGTCGTGACGACGAGATCATCGTGATCGCCGGCAAAGACAAAGGTAAGCGCGGTAAGGTGCTGAAGGTTCTCGCTGACGACCGTCTGGTCGTTGGTGGTCTGAACCTGGTCAAGCGTCATACCAAGCCTAACCCGATGTCGGGCGTACAGGGCGGTATCGTCGAGAAAGAAGCGCCATTGCACGCTTCTAACGTCGCCATCTTCAACGGCGAAACCAACAAGGCTGATCGTGTTGGTTTCAAAGTAGAAGACGGTAAGAAAATTCGTGTCTTCAAGTCGACCCAAAAAGCGGTTGATGCTTGA
- the rpmC gene encoding 50S ribosomal protein L29 has product MKANELREKSAQQLNEQLLGLLRDQFNLRMQKATGQLGQSHLLSQVKRDIARVKTVLNQQAGK; this is encoded by the coding sequence ATGAAAGCGAATGAACTTCGTGAAAAATCCGCACAGCAGCTGAACGAGCAACTGCTCGGCCTGCTGCGCGACCAGTTCAATCTGCGTATGCAGAAAGCAACTGGCCAGTTGGGGCAGTCTCATCTGCTCTCGCAAGTTAAGCGTGACATTGCTCGCGTGAAGACTGTGCTCAACCAGCAGGCAGGTAAGTGA
- the rpsN gene encoding 30S ribosomal protein S14 — MAKMSMKNRELKRQLTVAKYAKKRAALKAIIVDLNASPEARWEATVALQKQPRDASASRMRNRCRLTGRPHGVYRKFGLGRNKLREAAMRGDVPGLVKASW, encoded by the coding sequence ATGGCCAAGATGAGCATGAAAAACCGCGAGCTGAAACGTCAGCTCACGGTTGCCAAGTACGCCAAGAAGCGTGCAGCACTGAAAGCAATCATCGTTGATCTGAACGCAAGTCCAGAAGCGCGTTGGGAAGCTACAGTTGCTCTGCAGAAGCAGCCACGTGACGCAAGCGCCTCGCGCATGCGTAACCGCTGCCGCCTGACTGGTCGTCCACACGGCGTTTACCGCAAGTTCGGCCTCGGCCGTAACAAACTGCGTGAAGCGGCAATGCGTGGCGACGTACCTGGTCTGGTTAAAGCCAGCTGGTAA